Proteins encoded by one window of Mercenaria mercenaria strain notata chromosome 4, MADL_Memer_1, whole genome shotgun sequence:
- the LOC123553559 gene encoding uncharacterized protein LOC123553559, whose translation MEAKYDQEGFLSKVRGRFGFRKDVALSKWNGNAYVHISDNYNCWETDTFDKTKSKSVTIKWKDAIKLKECLGKLEPYATQIETELQVGLSNEQQRAALNEPFEAETAGPSQTIYSKNLMPVGIAQYLPPGYQKENPATRKKIIYERQGSRYQPY comes from the exons ATGGAAGCAAAGTACGACCAAGAAGGATTTTTATCTAAAGTTCGCGGTAGGTTTGGTTTTAGAAAAGATGTTGCTTTATCTAAATGGAACGGTAATGCCTATGTGCATATCAGTGACAATTATAATTGTTGGGAGACTGATAcgtttgataaaacaaaatcaaaatctgTAACCATAAAATGGAAAGACGCTATAAAACTGAAGGAATGCCTCGGTAAACTTGAACCATATGCGACTCAAATTGAAACAGAACTA CAAGTCGGGCTATCTAATGAGCAACAACGAGCAGCATTAAACGAGCCGTTTGAAGCCGAAACAGCTGGTCCTTCGCAAACAATTTACAGCAAAAACCTGATGCCGGTGGGAATTGCGCAGTATTTACCACCTGGTTATCAAAAAGAAAACCctgcaacaagaaaaaaaatcatatatgaaCGACAGGGCAGTCGCTATCAACCGTACTAA